The DNA window AGAATATGATTTTACGTAAACATGTTTTTACCTGCATTTAACACGAAATGCTGACCTAGAAACGTAAAATCTATAGAATTTAGgttttaaatcgagattttaacaACCTTGCTCGCGAGAGTAACATATTTAGAAAAGTTTGAGGTAGATTTTGTATTCCACGTTGTTTTGAAAAGAAGGATTAGTTTTGCCTTTAAATACTTATTATATGTTTCATCTACAATACAcataggctatgtttgggagttatgtttgggagtttgaaggggagggctttgaaaaataggaagaattgagtgaaaagaataaaagaattttgggtatgagggttttggagggtttgattttattcataacaccaaaaaccccataaaatggaagaactcaaaaattgtattgaagtagggttttggagggcttacataaatttttcaaatatcttttaggttgttatactattttgaaatttttaaattttgtaatgataataactcttttatcattctaaacaaaatctttttttcaaaaaatgtcaaatatttttctatattttttaaaaattcgttttcggaagccttccccaCCTCCAAACTCCCTAACATAGAcatagtaaataaaattaaaaaaagtctCTTTCACATAATTTATCCTAGACCTATCTGATTTACTTTCATTTACGTTTTCACTAGTTTTGTAGCTCACAAAAAATCCAACTCCATGCTTAACATTCTTTGAAGGAGTTAAAATATCTACAACCGAAAGACATAATTCATTCTTTAGTGTAATTTTCTGAACTAAAAAGAGAATCACAAGAGCATAATCAACTGACTCCTTAGCTAACTTTCAAGTTCAACATTATATCCTTACTTAAAAAACAAGCAATTACAAAGTCatacatgaaaataaaataagtaagcaTCTCATATATatctaaattattttcaaaataaataaggACTATTAGAAAATGTTGAtcacaattatattatttttatatgatgGTACATGTTGAATTCCAGacatacataaaaaaaatcaagaaatagatgaaaataaataaaattaagcaTCTCATATAGTCACACTGCGTAGAACTACTGTCTCAATGGTAAGTCCAGGTCCAAAACCGAATAACACACCCCATTCAAGTCCTTCTCCAGTTGTCTTCAAACCGTCTTGCATTGATTTCTTTCTCATTTCATCTAAGATAAACAACACACAAGCACTTGACATATTTCCATACTCACTAAGTACTTCCCTAGTGGCCTTCATCTTTTCAGGCTTCAAGGCTAGCTTTTGTTCCACTTGATCTAAAATTGCAGGTCCACCTGGGTGTGCAATCCAAAAGATTGAGTTGTAATCAGAAATTCCCAATGGCTGGAAAGCCTCAACCAATGCTTTACCAATGTTCTTTGAAACAATCCCAGGAACATCTTTAAGAAGGTGAAAAGTTAGCCCCGCTTCACGAAGGTGACCATCAATGGCTCCTTCACTATCAGGTGCAATTGTTTGCGCAGTCCAAACCATCTCAAAAATAGGTTTCTCAATCTCTGGTACTGGGTCAGAACCAACAATAAGTGCAGCAGCTCCATCTCCGAATAACGCTTGTCCAACAAGACTGTCCAAGTGAGTATCACTAGGACCACGGAATGTAACCGCAGTGACTTCAGAACAAACAACCAACACACGAGCGCCTCTGTTGTTCTCGGCCAAGTCCTTAGCCAAACGGAGCACCGTGCCACCAGCAAAGCACCCTTGTTGGTACATCATATACCTCTTCACATATGGACGAAGACCTAAGAGTTTGGTGAGTTGGTAATCGGCTCCAGGCATGTCTACACCACTTGTGGTACAAAAGATTAAGTGAGTAATCTTTGATTTTGGTTGACCCCATTCTTTGATAGCTTTGACAGCAGCTTCCTTCCCTAGTCTAGGTACCTCCACCACCACCATGTCTTGCCTAGCATCCAATGAAGGTGCCATGTATTCACAAAGACTAggattttctttcaaaatctccTCAGTTAGATACATGTATCTCCTCTTGATCATAGATTTATCACCTGCAGTAGTTACAAATAAATGACATATCATCAGCACAACAATTTTTAGGTAATAATACCAAAACCAATGACATAATAATATGTCTCTCAATGCAAACAATTTGTATCAAGTTGGTGTAAGTATTTAAGAATGGTGATCATAACATAATATATACTTACACATGCGTTGGAATTTCTCTTTGAGAACAGTCTTGTGCTCACTGTTAGTGATTCTAAAGTAGAAATCAGGATATGTGGCTTGTTCAACACAGTTAGCTGGATTTGCTGTGCCAATAGCCAAGATGGTTGCAGGGCCTTCTGCCCTTTGAGCCTTACGAATTTCAGAAACAGTCACCATCTTGATATATTGAATACTAGTTTCTAGGTAGCAAAGTTATGATATGACTTAGTTGAAGGTTTGTAGAACTGGTTGTTGTAGAAAAGGAAAGGGACGAAGAGTGTTGTGTTGTAATTAACATGTTTGAGGTTAGATGGTTTTATAGTATGAAGAATTAGTAGATATTTGTGGTGGGTGGGTAGATGAATGAACATGACTTCACGAGATTCACAAAAATACTTTCTAGTAATATTCTATGGCTGGCTTGATTGAACTGACCATGTAAGTGTTTGGTGGAATATACCCGaatgagtttttttaattaagacCCTTTCTTGTCaaaccttttcttttttaatatactTACATTACGTACTTCCAAACTGGCTTGCAATTTTTTCATAAGTAAATCATTTCACCATTTAACATGTGTGGTGAAAATTAGCCACTTGATAAATACCAAGTTGCATATAAATGAGTTAATTAACTAAGGATGTGCAAGCTGATTGTAATTAGATAGGTTTGGGatgatatatttatatattatttttgttggaATCATTGACTTTCAAAAATGACATTACACTTTTATTGTATATGTATTGAGTTAAGTGTTTTTTATCATAAAGACGGAAAGGTGggatgaattaatttttttaaaaattaacgactcactttacaaaaaaaaaaaaaacaaagtccAAGTTATGACATTAAATTTTGGCATGTATAACAACCATTTAAGTATCTCGGATGCACTATATTTATTAGATACTCTTTCATTAAATTAATATATGAATCTCTTGTTATGATCTATCAACAACAACTTGTCACTCATTCGAGaatattttttcttcaaaagtctTTCGTGAGTATCTATGTAAGGTTCAACTCGATCAatattatccaatatatagaaatgtGCTTGAATAACTATATCCTGAGCCACTGACTTAACATTTAGACCTTGAATACCTCTTCCGTCTGTGTCAACATGAAGAGACTTTGGAATTCCTATAGAATCTGCTTTTGCCAAATAGTATGTACAAAACTCTACTGCTTCTTCCGTGATGTACCTTTCAACAATCGAAGCTTCTGATCGGTGATGATTCTTCGTATAACCTTTTAAGATCTTCATATATCGCTCTATTGGATACATCGAACTTAAATAAACTAGACCTCAAAATCTGATTTCTCTAACTAGATGAAcaagtgaaccataatgtcaaaaaatgatGTAGGAAAATACATCTCCAATTGACCCAAGATTATGGCAGTCTTGTTgcacccaaaattttccctcctatcTTTTTCTAATTGGCTCAGGCTTCGTATTAGACCATATTCATACGTACACGTCATTGGTTATGAGATCCCGGGATCAAGGTTCCATTCTTCAAAAGCTACAGCAGAAATGACTCTTCTATCAATCAACAGTGAAGCAAGAATTCAGGTTTCTTGAAGTTCAAATATGGTCTGGAGTTTTTCTCAAAGCTCTCTCAGCAGGGACCAATCAAATCCTTATCATAGTAAGTGTCCTAGCACTCCGGTGTGCTTTGAAACACAGAAGAAATCAAGAGTTTCCGCTGTTTCGGGACATTTCAGATCAAAAGTCAATTTTGTGGTGTAAGTGTAAAATTCGTAACTTCCAACTAGAAGGTTGTATGGGCTTGATTCTTGCGGTGCCAAATTTTTTTTGGCATTCTCTACACCTTTCCTGTTCAGGTCAAAAGCCAGTTCTTCGAGGAAGATGATCAAAAGTGTAAATTACCTGAAATTTGGGTTTACTGTTCAACTGTCTTTCAAATGTTCGAAAACTCGTAACTTCTGCCTGCTAAGTAGTCAGTTTGAAGCGATTCATATGCCAAAATAACCGTCTTGAGGTCTACTATATTTCATGTGTTCGGGTCGGGAATTTTTCTTTGAAGAATATTTTCGTATTTGCAATTTACCTAAAGATATACAGTGAAATAGTGTAATAAACCGATGTCTCCTGTacgataaaaaattcataactcctgcACCTTTTATCATCTCCGGCTGAAATTTGAACGAAAATTCCATC is part of the Vicia villosa cultivar HV-30 ecotype Madison, WI linkage group LG2, Vvil1.0, whole genome shotgun sequence genome and encodes:
- the LOC131652541 gene encoding chalcone synthase 4-like, with amino-acid sequence MVTVSEIRKAQRAEGPATILAIGTANPANCVEQATYPDFYFRITNSEHKTVLKEKFQRMCDKSMIKRRYMYLTEEILKENPSLCEYMAPSLDARQDMVVVEVPRLGKEAAVKAIKEWGQPKSKITHLIFCTTSGVDMPGADYQLTKLLGLRPYVKRYMMYQQGCFAGGTVLRLAKDLAENNRGARVLVVCSEVTAVTFRGPSDTHLDSLVGQALFGDGAAALIVGSDPVPEIEKPIFEMVWTAQTIAPDSEGAIDGHLREAGLTFHLLKDVPGIVSKNIGKALVEAFQPLGISDYNSIFWIAHPGGPAILDQVEQKLALKPEKMKATREVLSEYGNMSSACVLFILDEMRKKSMQDGLKTTGEGLEWGVLFGFGPGLTIETVVLRSVTI